A window of Tepidisphaeraceae bacterium contains these coding sequences:
- a CDS encoding FAD-dependent oxidoreductase, translating to MSTHVKYLLIGGGPASSAAAEAIRTHDREGDLLLIGQEINRPYRRGPLAGGYLAGTVRREDLFTQPAGWFAEHGVQLRTGRQATHLDPARATVMLDDGRDVSYDKLLIATGAAAVRISVPGSELPGLYYLRTLEDANRLHTAIEKAKADGRPHERGRGRALVIGAGLQGAELAATLTTLGIAVTLTTALPHAWGRFAGDATAAYVTRVLEAHGVAVRAGLSLARLAGDGRVQRAVFADDSTVDCDFVVVAMGVTPVKQLLRGTSISAERAILVDEAGRTNVPGIFAAGDCCAFYDPLFGKHRLSDHWDSAPVTGAIAGRNMAGEDVRFDGVSTFASRVFDIALTGYGEPRFVDRRIVRGQPGAAGGFIEIGIATDGRVCQVLCVDCEEPAAAELVRHRVNVNGREESLKDPHQPLAGFVG from the coding sequence ATGAGCACCCACGTTAAATACCTTCTGATTGGTGGCGGCCCCGCGAGCAGCGCGGCGGCGGAGGCGATTCGGACGCATGATCGCGAGGGCGATTTGCTGCTAATCGGCCAAGAGATCAACCGGCCCTACCGGCGTGGGCCGCTGGCGGGTGGGTACCTCGCGGGCACGGTGCGGCGAGAGGATTTGTTCACCCAGCCGGCGGGGTGGTTCGCGGAGCATGGGGTGCAGCTGCGCACTGGACGGCAGGCGACGCACCTCGATCCGGCCCGGGCAACGGTCATGCTGGATGATGGTCGCGACGTGTCCTACGACAAGTTGCTGATCGCCACGGGGGCGGCGGCGGTGCGGATCAGTGTGCCGGGCAGCGAGCTGCCGGGGCTTTACTATCTTCGTACGTTGGAAGACGCCAATCGGCTGCACACCGCGATCGAGAAGGCCAAGGCCGATGGTCGGCCGCACGAGCGCGGGCGTGGCCGGGCGCTGGTGATCGGGGCCGGGCTTCAAGGGGCGGAACTGGCGGCCACGCTGACGACACTCGGGATCGCGGTGACGCTGACGACCGCCCTGCCGCATGCCTGGGGACGATTTGCGGGCGATGCGACGGCGGCTTACGTGACGCGCGTGCTGGAGGCCCACGGGGTCGCGGTGCGGGCGGGGCTGTCGTTGGCGCGATTGGCCGGCGATGGTCGCGTTCAACGGGCGGTGTTTGCGGATGACTCGACGGTCGATTGTGATTTCGTCGTGGTCGCGATGGGCGTGACGCCCGTAAAGCAGTTGTTGCGCGGCACGAGCATCTCCGCCGAGCGAGCGATCCTTGTCGACGAGGCCGGCCGCACGAACGTGCCGGGAATCTTCGCCGCCGGCGATTGCTGCGCGTTTTACGATCCGCTGTTCGGCAAGCATCGGCTGAGCGACCACTGGGATAGCGCCCCGGTCACCGGCGCCATCGCGGGCCGGAACATGGCCGGTGAGGACGTGCGGTTCGACGGCGTCAGCACGTTCGCGTCGCGCGTGTTCGATATTGCGTTAACGGGTTACGGCGAACCGCGGTTCGTGGACCGCCGGATCGTGCGTGGTCAGCCTGGGGCGGCCGGTGGGTTCATCGAGATCGGCATCGCCACCGACGGGCGGGTGTGCCAGGTGCTATGCGTGGACTGCGAGGAACCGGCCGCCGCGGAACTGGTGCGGCATCGGGTGAACGTGAATGGGCGGGAAGAATCGCTGAAGGATCCCCATCAGCCGCTGGCCGGCTTCGTCGGCTGA